In Methylomonas sp. ZR1, one DNA window encodes the following:
- the fliL gene encoding flagellar basal body-associated protein FliL has product MRTFILLISLMLLPAMTWANSGEKKADESAGPVIEYLEMKPKFTVNLAEPKKYLMLNVQLLVEGADHLEVIKKHMPVLRHEMIMMLSGMKSADLQSMEQREALRLKTKQVITDLLSKIQNSDGFRDVFFSEFLIN; this is encoded by the coding sequence GTGCGAACATTTATTTTGTTGATCAGTTTGATGCTGTTGCCGGCGATGACCTGGGCGAACTCCGGCGAGAAAAAAGCCGACGAAAGCGCCGGGCCGGTCATTGAGTATCTGGAGATGAAACCCAAGTTTACCGTCAATCTGGCCGAGCCCAAAAAATACCTGATGTTGAACGTGCAGTTACTGGTGGAAGGTGCCGATCATTTGGAAGTCATCAAAAAGCACATGCCGGTTCTGCGTCATGAAATGATAATGATGCTTAGCGGCATGAAAAGTGCCGACCTGCAAAGCATGGAACAGCGCGAAGCCTTACGCTTGAAAACCAAACAAGTGATAACTGATCTGTTGAGCAAAATTCAAAATAGCGACGGTTTTCGTGATGTGTTTTTCTCGGAGTTTTTAATTAACTAG
- the nagZ gene encoding beta-N-acetylhexosaminidase, producing MKPQAIGPVMIDIEAHSLSALDKEKIAHPNTGALILFSRNYDNPRQVADLIKQIRAARNGDILIAVDQEGGRVQRFQNGFTRLPAAAFYAEQPELAEAAGWLMASELLAVDVDFSFAPVLDVDCGVSEIIGNRSFSQDAKSAAELAGAFRQGMRAAGMAATGKHFPGHGAVALDSHLTLPVDERDLETIRRQDLLPFKQLIAQGLEAIMPAHVAYPQVDRYPAGFSSFWLQTILRGELGFDGAIFSDDLSMEGAASIGDFTERAGLAQQAGCDMLLVCNNSAAAEQVLDKLPISQNSKREQRLQAMRGKCQLDKDALAKSDKWQTISKQITEFYESHA from the coding sequence ATGAAACCACAAGCTATCGGCCCGGTCATGATCGACATCGAGGCCCACAGCCTCAGTGCGCTGGACAAAGAAAAAATCGCTCATCCCAATACCGGCGCCTTAATCCTATTTTCCCGAAACTACGACAATCCTCGACAAGTCGCTGACTTAATCAAACAGATCCGCGCTGCACGCAACGGTGACATCCTGATCGCCGTCGATCAGGAAGGTGGCCGGGTGCAACGCTTTCAAAATGGCTTTACCCGCCTGCCGGCGGCGGCTTTTTACGCCGAGCAACCTGAGTTGGCCGAAGCTGCCGGCTGGCTGATGGCCAGCGAACTGCTGGCCGTGGATGTGGATTTCAGCTTCGCGCCGGTATTGGATGTGGATTGCGGGGTTAGCGAGATCATCGGTAACCGCTCGTTTTCCCAAGACGCAAAATCAGCCGCAGAACTGGCCGGCGCATTTCGGCAAGGCATGCGCGCGGCCGGCATGGCCGCCACCGGTAAACATTTCCCCGGCCACGGGGCGGTGGCGCTGGATTCACATTTGACCTTGCCGGTCGACGAGCGCGACTTGGAAACCATCCGCCGGCAAGATTTACTGCCTTTCAAACAACTGATAGCGCAAGGCCTGGAAGCGATCATGCCGGCTCATGTGGCTTATCCGCAAGTGGACCGCTATCCAGCGGGCTTTTCCAGTTTCTGGTTACAGACCATTCTGCGCGGCGAACTGGGCTTTGATGGCGCCATTTTCAGCGACGATCTAAGTATGGAAGGTGCGGCGAGCATAGGCGACTTCACCGAACGCGCCGGTCTTGCCCAGCAAGCCGGCTGCGATATGCTGCTGGTTTGCAACAATTCGGCAGCCGCCGAACAAGTGCTGGACAAGCTGCCTATCAGCCAAAACAGCAAACGCGAGCAACGCCTGCAAGCGATGCGCGGCAAATGCCAGCTCGATAAAGACGCCCTGGCAAAAAGCGACAAATGGCAAACCATTTCCAAACAAATCACGGAGTTTTATGAATCCCATGCTTGA
- a CDS encoding hypoxanthine-guanine phosphoribosyltransferase yields the protein MLEEIGIVKQQALLLHSADEVEAALDSMAAAITDKLQDSNPLVLCVINGGIIATGKLLPRLDFPLNLDSVHASRYRNATSGSDIHWLFKPTTPLAGRTVLVVDDILDEGHTLQAIVEYCQEQGASTVYTAALFDKDLQITKPIKPDFIGLTVANHYLFGYGMDYKGYLRNAPGVFACKEVL from the coding sequence ATGCTTGAAGAAATCGGCATTGTTAAACAGCAAGCACTTTTGCTGCACAGCGCCGACGAAGTCGAAGCTGCGTTGGATAGCATGGCGGCGGCGATCACCGATAAACTGCAAGACAGTAATCCCTTGGTGTTGTGCGTCATTAATGGCGGCATCATCGCCACTGGCAAGTTACTGCCGCGTCTGGACTTTCCGTTAAATCTGGATAGCGTCCACGCCAGTCGTTACCGCAACGCCACCTCAGGCAGCGACATACATTGGCTGTTCAAACCGACCACGCCATTGGCCGGCCGCACGGTATTGGTAGTGGACGATATTCTCGACGAAGGCCATACCTTACAAGCGATAGTCGAATATTGCCAAGAGCAAGGCGCCAGCACCGTTTATACCGCTGCGCTGTTCGACAAAGACCTGCAAATCACCAAACCTATCAAGCCCGACTTTATCGGCCTCACTGTCGCCAATCATTATCTGTTTGGTTACGGCATGGATTACAAGGGTTATCTTAGAAATGCGCCAGGCGTATTTGCCTGCAAGGAAGTACTATGA
- a CDS encoding S-methyl-5'-thioinosine phosphorylase — MTLAIIGGTGLTQIEALTITGEERLTTPFGEPSAPYLLGELNGKKLVFLARHGNPHRIPPHKINYRANIWGLKQLGVTEIIGVAAVGGIGTEMAPAVIAIPDQLIDYSYGREHTFFADDLEHVTHIDFTEPYTPSLRARIIQAAQQANISLTPSGTYGCTQGPRLETVAEIKRMANDGCDLVGMTGMPEAALARELGLAYANISVVANWAAGVVEGEITMAEIEKNLEVGMANAIALLKATVLFND; from the coding sequence ATGACATTAGCTATCATCGGCGGCACCGGCCTCACCCAAATCGAAGCACTCACCATCACCGGTGAGGAACGCCTGACCACACCTTTCGGCGAGCCATCCGCGCCTTATTTGCTGGGTGAGCTAAATGGGAAGAAATTGGTGTTCCTGGCCAGACACGGCAATCCGCATCGAATCCCACCGCACAAGATCAACTACCGGGCTAATATCTGGGGATTAAAACAACTAGGCGTTACCGAGATTATCGGCGTTGCAGCAGTTGGGGGAATAGGTACCGAGATGGCTCCAGCCGTTATTGCCATTCCGGATCAACTGATAGACTACAGCTATGGCCGCGAACATACGTTTTTTGCCGACGATCTGGAGCATGTTACGCATATCGATTTCACCGAACCGTATACACCCTCCTTACGCGCCAGAATTATTCAAGCCGCGCAACAGGCAAACATTTCCCTCACCCCATCAGGCACTTACGGCTGCACCCAAGGGCCAAGGCTGGAAACGGTTGCCGAAATCAAACGTATGGCTAACGACGGTTGCGATTTGGTGGGCATGACGGGCATGCCGGAAGCCGCGTTGGCACGGGAACTGGGTTTGGCTTATGCCAACATCTCGGTGGTTGCGAATTGGGCGGCTGGTGTGGTAGAGGGTGAAATCACCATGGCCGAGATCGAGAAAAACTTGGAAGTTGGCATGGCCAATGCCATCGCCTTGCTGAAAGCAACGGTATTGTTCAACGACTAG
- a CDS encoding thiosulfate oxidation carrier protein SoxY: protein MPSRRLFLKHSGILLTAALLTGKFANVLAERLATHFAADDFITLYTQLIDQRTVTNSNQLNLILPEIAEDGAVVPVSITSELEGIEKLYLFADKNPTPLLAEFELTPLIAPLLTARIKLAESCNVILLAEHNGALLRTSRWVNVMHGGCGTG from the coding sequence ATGCCTAGTCGCCGCCTATTTCTAAAGCACTCCGGTATTTTGCTGACCGCGGCTTTATTGACCGGCAAATTCGCAAACGTCCTTGCCGAGAGGTTGGCAACGCATTTTGCCGCCGACGACTTCATCACCCTTTACACGCAACTTATCGATCAGCGAACGGTGACAAACAGCAACCAACTCAATTTGATCCTGCCCGAGATTGCTGAAGATGGCGCGGTGGTACCGGTCAGCATTACCAGCGAGCTGGAAGGCATCGAGAAACTGTATCTATTCGCCGATAAAAATCCCACGCCGCTGCTGGCGGAATTCGAACTCACACCACTCATCGCACCCCTGCTCACGGCGCGGATTAAATTAGCGGAATCTTGCAACGTGATTTTGCTTGCAGAACACAACGGCGCGCTACTGCGCACCAGCCGCTGGGTTAATGTGATGCACGGCGGCTGCGGAACAGGTTGA
- the soxZ gene encoding thiosulfate oxidation carrier complex protein SoxZ: MANSIKIRSQRRDGYTEVKLLITHPMENGRNRNANGELIPAHFIERLLVKLNDQLILTTNMAGSLSKNPFFTFRLIANSGDRLSAEWTDNRQNQDHAEHVLD; encoded by the coding sequence ATGGCCAACAGTATAAAAATCAGAAGCCAACGGCGCGATGGCTATACGGAAGTTAAATTGCTGATCACGCACCCGATGGAAAACGGCCGCAATCGCAACGCCAACGGCGAATTGATTCCGGCGCATTTTATCGAGCGGTTACTGGTTAAATTAAACGATCAACTAATCCTAACCACCAATATGGCCGGCAGCCTATCCAAAAATCCGTTTTTTACGTTTAGATTAATAGCAAATAGCGGCGATAGACTCAGTGCCGAATGGACTGACAATAGACAAAACCAAGATCACGCCGAGCACGTGCTCGACTGA
- a CDS encoding beta-ribofuranosylaminobenzene 5'-phosphate synthase family protein produces the protein MTVIAPARLHMGFIDLSGALGRHFGSIGLALNEINTQLSITAADTLQVSGPSAERALKCTRQFSQLLGVSDALNITIDHAIPEHIGLGSGTQMALAVGAALNAFYGLDLSVREIAQLSDRGARSGIGIGIFETGGLVVDGGRGPDTKTPPMIAQMAVPGDWRFILVFDQRGQGLHGEQEVSAFQQLPPFPQTQAERLCYLLLMQGLPALAERNLNKFGEVITALQQAVGEHFAPVQGGVFTSPDVAAAMASLAEHGAVAIGQTSWGPTGFCAVADPQRAADLLAQLERQFAASPLSFLVASARNQTAEIILN, from the coding sequence GTGACGGTCATAGCACCGGCTCGCTTGCATATGGGCTTTATCGATTTGAGCGGGGCTTTGGGGCGGCATTTCGGTAGCATCGGTTTGGCGCTGAACGAAATCAATACCCAGCTCAGCATAACCGCCGCGGATACCCTGCAAGTCAGCGGTCCGTCCGCCGAGCGTGCTCTGAAATGTACCCGGCAATTTTCTCAGCTGCTGGGCGTTTCCGATGCACTTAATATCACTATCGACCATGCCATTCCTGAACATATTGGCTTAGGGTCCGGTACGCAAATGGCTCTGGCTGTTGGTGCGGCGTTGAATGCTTTTTACGGTTTGGATCTGTCGGTGCGGGAAATAGCGCAACTCTCTGATCGCGGTGCGCGTTCTGGTATTGGTATCGGTATCTTCGAAACAGGCGGCTTGGTTGTGGACGGCGGTCGCGGACCGGATACCAAAACCCCGCCCATGATCGCGCAAATGGCGGTGCCGGGAGACTGGCGGTTTATTTTGGTGTTTGATCAACGCGGCCAAGGTTTGCATGGCGAACAGGAGGTCAGCGCTTTTCAGCAATTGCCGCCGTTTCCGCAAACCCAGGCCGAGCGCTTATGTTACTTGCTATTGATGCAGGGTTTGCCGGCGTTGGCTGAACGTAATCTTAATAAATTCGGCGAAGTGATTACTGCGTTGCAGCAGGCGGTGGGCGAACACTTCGCGCCGGTGCAGGGTGGGGTGTTTACCAGTCCGGATGTTGCGGCAGCGATGGCTAGTCTGGCTGAGCACGGCGCGGTGGCGATAGGTCAAACTTCGTGGGGGCCGACCGGATTTTGCGCGGTTGCCGATCCGCAACGCGCGGCAGATTTGTTGGCGCAGTTGGAACGGCAATTTGCTGCATCGCCGTTGAGTTTTCTGGTGGCTAGCGCCCGAAATCAGACCGCCGAAATTATTCTTAACTAG
- a CDS encoding HAD family phosphatase — protein sequence MTDRHWRAVIFDMDGLVLDSEPTYVQAWRAAADELGFAMPAEFWDSLSGCSGKLVTQRLQVHCGLGFNLDKFKHLSSDYWLAHVQQHGIAVKPGFFAVLEVLAQYQLPFCLATNSALAAAQQCLAWAGLMDVFSYIVAGDMVAAAKPAPDIFLRAAAELAQQVEDCLVLEDSPTGVRAALAAGASCVFVPSLQPADAWAVEHADFLMDDLQQVADFISARQHHPL from the coding sequence GTGACAGATCGGCATTGGCGGGCGGTCATTTTCGATATGGACGGTTTGGTTTTGGATAGCGAACCGACTTATGTTCAAGCCTGGCGTGCCGCTGCTGATGAGCTTGGTTTTGCGATGCCGGCCGAATTTTGGGATAGCTTGTCCGGTTGCTCCGGAAAATTAGTGACTCAGCGTTTGCAGGTGCATTGTGGGCTTGGTTTCAATCTGGACAAGTTTAAACATTTAAGTAGCGATTATTGGCTCGCACATGTGCAGCAACACGGTATCGCCGTAAAGCCCGGTTTTTTTGCCGTGTTGGAGGTATTGGCTCAGTACCAATTGCCGTTCTGTCTGGCCACTAATAGCGCGCTGGCGGCGGCGCAACAATGCCTGGCCTGGGCCGGATTGATGGATGTTTTTTCTTATATCGTTGCCGGCGATATGGTGGCTGCGGCAAAGCCGGCGCCGGATATTTTTTTGCGCGCTGCCGCAGAATTGGCTCAACAGGTTGAGGACTGTTTGGTGTTGGAGGATTCGCCTACCGGCGTCCGCGCCGCTTTGGCTGCTGGGGCGTCTTGCGTCTTCGTGCCGTCGTTACAGCCGGCGGATGCCTGGGCTGTCGAACACGCCGATTTTCTCATGGACGATCTGCAGCAAGTGGCTGATTTTATCTCGGCCCGCCAACATCATCCGCTATAA
- a CDS encoding diguanylate cyclase gives MKILVVDDSKVIRQLVAECLKEMGHAVSYAENGSEALQYVADQDVDLILMDVEMPLLSGFEATKAIRELKKADWFPIIFFTMHDDDESFVNGILAGGDAYLPKPLNPTRLRLTVIAMERIYVMRQKLQTTQRELQAANRELERLSLRDQLTGLGNRRHFDSNLAMQFALSRRNKTPLSLIICDIDHFKKYNDTLGHPQGDGCLIAVAKVLTEQLERSSDLICRYGGEEFVAILPDTALQDALKLAENIRRQVFEKNIVYGDTETQCVSLSLGVATYVGQYRTALEMLEAADAALYKAKQSGRNRVEFN, from the coding sequence ATGAAAATATTGGTGGTCGATGATAGTAAAGTGATCAGGCAGCTGGTTGCGGAATGTTTAAAGGAAATGGGGCATGCGGTGTCCTATGCGGAAAACGGTTCCGAAGCCTTGCAATATGTCGCCGACCAAGACGTGGATTTAATTTTGATGGATGTGGAAATGCCCTTGCTGAGCGGTTTTGAGGCCACGAAAGCCATCCGCGAGCTAAAAAAGGCCGATTGGTTTCCCATCATTTTTTTTACGATGCACGACGATGATGAGTCGTTCGTTAACGGTATTTTGGCCGGCGGCGACGCCTATCTGCCTAAGCCGCTAAATCCTACCCGTTTGCGATTGACAGTGATCGCGATGGAACGTATTTATGTGATGCGGCAAAAGCTGCAAACCACTCAGCGGGAATTGCAGGCCGCCAATCGGGAATTGGAGCGTTTGTCATTGCGCGATCAATTAACCGGCTTGGGCAATCGCCGCCATTTCGATAGCAATCTTGCCATGCAGTTTGCGCTGTCCCGTCGCAATAAAACGCCGTTGTCTTTGATTATTTGCGATATCGATCACTTTAAGAAATATAACGACACCTTAGGGCACCCGCAAGGCGATGGCTGTTTGATTGCGGTGGCGAAAGTTCTCACGGAGCAATTGGAGCGTAGCAGTGATCTCATTTGTCGCTACGGTGGCGAGGAGTTCGTGGCGATCCTGCCCGATACGGCTTTGCAAGATGCCCTTAAGCTTGCTGAAAATATTCGCCGGCAAGTTTTTGAAAAAAACATCGTTTACGGCGACACCGAGACTCAGTGCGTTAGCCTGAGTTTGGGCGTGGCAACCTATGTCGGCCAATATAGAACCGCGCTGGAGATGCTGGAGGCGGCAGACGCCGCTTTGTACAAGGCCAAGCAAAGCGGCCGTAACCGGGTGGAGTTCAATTAA
- a CDS encoding Re/Si-specific NAD(P)(+) transhydrogenase subunit alpha, whose product MKIGVPKEVHDGEKRVATTPEAAEKIIKLGFEVLVESGAGDNANISDDAYRAAGVQVVATAQELWQHSDIVMKVRAPEFHPQLAIDEADLLREGQQLISFIWPAQNEALMQKLAAKKVSVLAMDSVPRMSRAQKMDALSSMANIAGYRAIVEAAQHFGRFFTGQITAAGKIPPAKVLVIGAGVAGLAAIGAAKGMGAIVRAFDTRPEVKEQIESMDAEFLMLDFQEDGSGTGGYAKTMSKEFIEAEMALFAQQAKEVDIIITTALIPGKPAPELITAEMVASMKPGSVIVDLAAEQGGNCALTEKNQVVVKHDVTIIGYTNLPSRLANQSSQLYATNLRHLLTDLTPDKDGNTVINMEDEVIRGATVIKEGNITWPPPPPKLSAAPKQVAAAEAAAAVETKSLVPEPIKQWLPIALAALVFFAVGATAPTSFLSHFTVFVLACFVGYQVIWNVSPSLHTPLMSVTNAISGIIVIGALVQVSSPDSIIGILSAVAILIASINIAGGFLVTRRMLEMFRK is encoded by the coding sequence ATGAAGATCGGTGTTCCAAAAGAAGTTCACGACGGCGAAAAGCGCGTCGCTACCACGCCCGAGGCCGCTGAAAAAATCATCAAACTAGGTTTTGAAGTACTGGTGGAAAGCGGCGCCGGCGACAATGCCAATATTTCCGATGATGCTTATCGTGCGGCCGGCGTGCAAGTGGTCGCCACAGCGCAGGAATTATGGCAACACAGCGATATTGTCATGAAAGTCCGCGCTCCCGAATTTCATCCGCAACTGGCTATCGACGAAGCCGACTTGCTGCGCGAAGGCCAGCAATTGATCAGCTTTATCTGGCCGGCGCAAAACGAAGCACTAATGCAAAAATTGGCCGCCAAAAAAGTCTCTGTGTTGGCCATGGACAGCGTGCCGCGCATGTCCCGCGCCCAGAAAATGGACGCCCTGAGTTCCATGGCCAATATCGCCGGTTATCGGGCCATCGTAGAAGCCGCGCAACATTTTGGCCGCTTCTTCACCGGTCAAATCACCGCTGCCGGAAAAATCCCTCCCGCCAAGGTCTTGGTGATTGGTGCTGGTGTAGCCGGTCTGGCTGCGATTGGTGCTGCGAAAGGCATGGGCGCCATTGTCCGCGCCTTCGATACCCGTCCGGAAGTAAAAGAACAAATCGAAAGTATGGACGCCGAATTCCTGATGCTGGATTTTCAGGAAGACGGCTCCGGCACCGGCGGTTACGCCAAGACCATGTCGAAGGAGTTTATCGAAGCCGAGATGGCTTTGTTTGCCCAACAAGCCAAGGAAGTGGACATTATCATCACCACCGCTTTGATCCCCGGCAAACCCGCTCCCGAACTGATTACCGCTGAAATGGTCGCGTCGATGAAACCCGGCAGTGTGATCGTGGACTTGGCCGCCGAACAAGGCGGTAACTGTGCATTGACCGAGAAAAATCAGGTAGTGGTCAAACACGATGTGACTATCATCGGTTACACCAATTTACCCAGCCGCTTGGCCAATCAATCCAGCCAGCTTTACGCCACTAATCTGCGGCATCTGCTCACCGACCTTACCCCTGACAAAGACGGCAACACTGTCATCAACATGGAAGACGAGGTGATACGCGGCGCGACAGTGATTAAGGAAGGCAATATCACCTGGCCTCCACCACCGCCCAAACTGTCCGCTGCCCCCAAACAAGTGGCAGCAGCCGAAGCCGCCGCCGCAGTGGAAACCAAATCTTTGGTACCTGAACCGATAAAGCAATGGTTGCCGATTGCCTTGGCTGCTCTGGTGTTCTTTGCGGTCGGCGCGACGGCACCTACGTCGTTTTTATCGCACTTCACGGTATTTGTACTGGCTTGTTTCGTCGGTTACCAAGTGATTTGGAATGTCTCACCGTCACTGCACACGCCCTTAATGAGCGTGACCAACGCCATCAGCGGCATTATTGTCATCGGTGCTCTGGTGCAGGTGTCCTCGCCTGACTCGATAATCGGTATTTTGTCGGCGGTGGCCATTCTGATCGCGTCCATCAATATTGCCGGCGGCTTTCTCGTGACGCGCCGCATGCTTGAAATGTTTAGAAAATAA
- the pntB gene encoding Re/Si-specific NAD(P)(+) transhydrogenase subunit beta: MSNGLVTMAYIAASILFILSLSGLSKQDTARRGNYYGMTGMAIAIAATVFGGSVTAYVILTIALLIGGFIGTKAAAKVEMTQMPELVALMHSLVGMAAVLVGYANAMDHSNSLVGAEKTIHEVETYIGIFIGAVTFSGSVIAFGKLCGRISGKPVLLPARHWLNLAMLVVTVILGGSFLSAAESGGGMLPLAIMTVIALVFGVHMVMAIGGADMPVVVSMLNSYSGWAAAATGFMLSNDLLIVTGALVGSSGAILSYIMCRAMNRHFLSVIAGGFGSAGGEAAEVVGDVQPIEVEETAQLLLDAKDIVIIPGYGMAVAQAQHTVNEITKLLTGRGKKVRFAIHPVAGRMPGHMNVLLAEAKVPYDIVFEMDEINEDFPHVDVSIVIGANDIVNPSALDDPNSPIAGMPVLECWKSAATIVLKRSMASGYAGVGNPLFVHDNTRMLFGDANDKLQGLLKALQG, translated from the coding sequence ATGTCAAACGGTCTAGTTACGATGGCGTACATCGCGGCCTCGATTCTATTCATTCTCAGCCTCAGCGGTCTAAGTAAGCAGGACACGGCGCGACGCGGCAATTATTACGGCATGACCGGGATGGCGATTGCGATTGCAGCCACGGTATTCGGCGGTAGTGTGACCGCCTACGTCATACTCACGATTGCCTTGCTGATCGGTGGCTTCATCGGCACCAAAGCCGCCGCCAAAGTGGAAATGACGCAGATGCCCGAGTTAGTGGCATTGATGCACAGCTTGGTCGGGATGGCGGCGGTATTGGTCGGCTACGCCAACGCCATGGATCATTCCAACAGTTTGGTCGGCGCCGAAAAAACCATCCACGAAGTGGAAACCTACATCGGTATATTTATCGGTGCGGTGACCTTTTCCGGCTCGGTGATCGCCTTCGGCAAGCTCTGCGGTCGCATCAGCGGCAAGCCGGTGTTGTTGCCAGCACGGCATTGGCTAAACCTGGCCATGCTGGTCGTTACCGTGATTTTGGGCGGCAGCTTTCTGAGCGCGGCAGAAAGTGGTGGCGGTATGCTGCCGCTGGCGATTATGACGGTGATTGCTTTGGTATTTGGCGTACACATGGTGATGGCCATCGGCGGCGCCGACATGCCGGTGGTGGTATCGATGCTCAACAGCTATTCCGGTTGGGCGGCTGCGGCTACGGGCTTCATGCTTAGCAATGACTTACTGATCGTCACCGGCGCCTTGGTCGGCTCCAGCGGGGCGATCTTAAGTTACATCATGTGCCGGGCGATGAATCGACACTTTCTCAGCGTGATTGCCGGCGGTTTCGGTAGCGCGGGTGGTGAAGCGGCAGAAGTAGTCGGCGACGTGCAGCCCATTGAAGTTGAAGAAACCGCGCAGTTATTGTTGGATGCTAAAGACATCGTAATCATCCCCGGCTATGGCATGGCCGTGGCGCAAGCGCAGCACACGGTCAACGAAATCACCAAATTGCTGACCGGTCGCGGCAAAAAAGTCCGGTTTGCCATCCATCCAGTGGCTGGCCGCATGCCGGGGCATATGAACGTCTTGTTGGCAGAAGCGAAAGTCCCGTACGACATAGTCTTTGAAATGGACGAAATCAACGAAGACTTTCCGCATGTGGATGTCTCCATCGTCATAGGCGCCAACGACATCGTCAATCCGTCAGCCTTGGACGACCCTAACAGCCCCATAGCCGGCATGCCGGTTTTGGAATGCTGGAAAAGTGCTGCCACTATCGTCTTGAAACGCTCGATGGCATCGGGTTACGCCGGCGTCGGCAACCCGCTGTTCGTGCATGACAACACCCGTATGTTGTTCGGCGACGCTAATGATAAATTGCAGGGCTTGTTGAAGGCTTTGCAGGGGTGA